One region of Sulfitobacter sp. BSw21498 genomic DNA includes:
- a CDS encoding ParB/RepB/Spo0J family partition protein, translating to MTHALKSISVAIGDLTSHPANVRSNSPETYESEAIAHLKASIGVLGIIQPLLVQKIDGKFGVLAGGRRRAALNELVVDKTAKGFTNKTKIECRLVPDDCDVTTALSLAENITQAPMNAIDEFEAFARMMEVDGQSPETIAKTFGTTVAAVKGRLRYGLIHPDIRAAARAKTITLDTMKAFADHPSQAVQLEVYEALTSDDSYVQAYTVRQALKTRGVQVSDDIGAFVREDYEARGGPIAADLLEEHSVLEDIALVETIMVEKLTAAAEDARAQMGFAWAEALVRYDYATMAEYGRVHPGPVEPDAAGQKRVDAITEELEKLQIEMEDETLETDPYNALYDRVDALEEEARDLQEAYSADDLAQGGVIASWSNGKITLHVGLVRPEDKPEATAQTASAGGTSDNVEGQGADAIVYPASLTQDLKTERAMALGAAMTLHPEATLDLTLFKLVTDVLGGMSATHAVKVEARKEYRSHAKMDEIDGTSLEQVAEAHDALDLSWADEAKSPADQFALFRALETGEKAKLVAYATASTTQSCFARSRQSDSLMHDFEIEVMPDVRAHWTPNAALFNRFKKAWLLKILGEELGLAQEAVTLASMSKKEIVAFCDKLFAEPFATLTEAQHAAVAAWCPPMMQTTGGVSLVVDAEEAAAQTETVQAKAA from the coding sequence ATGACACATGCTCTCAAATCTATCTCGGTCGCCATTGGTGATCTCACGTCGCATCCTGCCAACGTGCGCAGCAACTCGCCTGAAACCTACGAGTCCGAGGCGATAGCCCATCTCAAGGCCAGCATCGGCGTTCTGGGCATCATCCAACCGTTGCTTGTGCAAAAGATTGATGGCAAGTTCGGCGTCTTGGCAGGTGGTCGACGTCGCGCAGCTTTGAACGAACTGGTCGTTGACAAGACCGCCAAGGGCTTCACCAACAAAACCAAGATCGAATGCCGCTTGGTGCCGGACGACTGCGATGTGACTACAGCGCTCTCGCTCGCAGAAAACATCACCCAAGCCCCGATGAACGCTATCGACGAGTTCGAAGCCTTCGCGCGCATGATGGAGGTCGATGGGCAGTCACCTGAGACGATTGCCAAGACTTTTGGCACCACAGTCGCCGCCGTGAAGGGTCGCTTGCGCTATGGTTTGATCCATCCCGATATCCGCGCAGCCGCGCGCGCCAAGACGATCACCCTCGATACGATGAAGGCCTTTGCGGACCATCCAAGCCAAGCCGTGCAGCTTGAGGTGTATGAGGCGCTAACGAGCGATGACAGCTACGTGCAGGCCTATACGGTGCGTCAGGCGCTTAAAACCCGCGGTGTGCAGGTGAGCGACGATATCGGGGCCTTCGTGCGCGAGGACTATGAGGCGCGGGGTGGTCCCATCGCTGCTGATCTCCTCGAGGAGCATTCCGTGCTAGAGGACATCGCTTTGGTTGAGACGATCATGGTCGAAAAACTCACCGCCGCTGCCGAAGATGCACGGGCCCAAATGGGATTTGCGTGGGCCGAGGCATTGGTGCGCTACGATTATGCAACGATGGCAGAATACGGTCGCGTCCATCCCGGTCCGGTCGAGCCTGACGCCGCTGGCCAAAAGCGTGTCGATGCGATCACCGAGGAGCTCGAGAAACTACAGATTGAGATGGAGGACGAGACCCTCGAGACCGATCCCTACAACGCCCTCTACGACCGCGTGGATGCGCTCGAAGAAGAGGCGCGGGATCTGCAGGAAGCCTACAGTGCAGACGATCTTGCGCAGGGTGGTGTTATCGCGTCCTGGTCAAACGGCAAGATTACCCTGCATGTTGGCTTAGTACGGCCAGAGGACAAGCCTGAGGCGACAGCGCAGACAGCCAGCGCCGGCGGCACGTCAGACAACGTCGAAGGGCAGGGCGCAGACGCAATCGTCTACCCCGCCTCGCTGACCCAAGACCTCAAGACTGAACGGGCAATGGCGCTCGGCGCGGCCATGACCCTGCATCCGGAGGCCACGCTCGATCTGACATTGTTCAAGCTGGTCACGGACGTGCTTGGCGGCATGAGCGCAACTCACGCCGTCAAGGTCGAGGCCCGCAAAGAATACCGCAGCCACGCCAAGATGGATGAGATCGACGGCACCTCACTGGAACAGGTTGCTGAGGCGCATGACGCGCTCGATCTATCTTGGGCGGATGAGGCGAAGTCTCCTGCAGATCAGTTTGCTTTGTTCCGCGCCCTTGAGACAGGCGAGAAGGCCAAACTGGTCGCCTATGCCACGGCCAGCACCACGCAATCGTGTTTTGCCCGCAGCCGACAAAGCGACAGCCTGATGCATGACTTCGAGATCGAGGTGATGCCCGACGTGCGCGCGCATTGGACGCCGAATGCGGCGCTGTTCAACCGGTTCAAAAAGGCATGGCTGCTCAAAATCCTTGGTGAGGAACTCGGCCTTGCGCAGGAGGCAGTGACCCTAGCCTCCATGAGCAAGAAAGAGATCGTTGCATTCTGCGACAAGCTCTTCGCCGAGCCCTTTGCGACGCTCACGGAGGCACAGCATGCAGCGGTCGCGGCCTGGTGCCCGCCGATGATGCAAACGACCGGTGGCGTCAGCTTGGTTGTCGATGCGGAAGAAGCCGCCGCCCAAACCGAGACCGTTCAGGCGAAAGCCGCCTGA
- a CDS encoding DUF6915 family protein, with translation MAHPLHHAESSARKFGGKPTDYQVIHDWFDASKAHMAFFTHRALRHHTQGIFEAERVFGLTITNSAGRSIPVRWIGEQHVKEDCQGRIPGMADWFRHIQPEGWMANGHIDLAQAELGSDPRADWIAEVITGKTVLDFNDWMNARTAHC, from the coding sequence ATGGCTCATCCCCTGCATCACGCTGAAAGTTCGGCGCGTAAATTCGGCGGCAAACCCACCGACTATCAAGTCATTCACGATTGGTTTGATGCCTCCAAGGCGCATATGGCGTTCTTCACGCATCGCGCCTTGCGGCATCACACGCAGGGCATCTTTGAGGCGGAGCGGGTCTTCGGTCTAACCATCACGAATTCTGCAGGGCGTTCAATTCCCGTCCGTTGGATCGGGGAACAGCACGTGAAAGAAGACTGTCAGGGCCGCATTCCGGGCATGGCGGATTGGTTTCGGCATATCCAACCTGAAGGCTGGATGGCCAATGGGCATATTGACTTGGCGCAAGCCGAACTTGGCAGCGATCCGCGTGCGGATTGGATTGCCGAGGTTATCACCGGCAAAACTGTTCTCGACTTCAACGATTGGATGAATGCGCGTACGGCCCACTGCTGA
- a CDS encoding DUF3768 domain-containing protein gives MTTSALPQTEGPDIAAIAAQNDAFRKLACLGETPSQPIQGRMHLASSLAMAEDGLALEAVQAVGEFDVFEPENDPDGCHDFGAVDIRGQKVFWKIDLYEADSDFRYGAEAPDNPATTMRVLTIMMASDW, from the coding sequence ATGACCACTTCCGCACTCCCTCAAACCGAAGGCCCCGACATCGCAGCAATCGCGGCGCAGAATGATGCCTTCCGCAAACTCGCCTGCCTTGGTGAAACCCCTTCGCAGCCCATTCAGGGTCGAATGCACCTCGCAAGTTCACTGGCGATGGCAGAAGATGGCTTAGCCCTTGAGGCCGTGCAAGCTGTGGGTGAGTTCGACGTCTTCGAGCCAGAGAACGATCCAGACGGGTGCCACGACTTTGGTGCAGTGGATATCCGCGGGCAAAAGGTCTTCTGGAAAATCGATCTTTATGAAGCGGATAGCGATTTCCGGTATGGCGCTGAGGCCCCTGACAACCCTGCAACCACCATGCGCGTGCTCACCATTATGATGGCATCCGACTGGTAG
- a CDS encoding DUF6878 family protein produces the protein MTDTNTDFASTMEKWAAERDAENAKTRAMMLVQLRALGVTEVTAEYEGYGDSGNVEDITLQPSATVLPSELSSQLDEFAWAFAYQQHPGFENNDGGYGTLTWDLTKDSIDLDHADRYVESTHSYHEGL, from the coding sequence ATGACAGATACAAACACAGACTTCGCCAGCACAATGGAAAAATGGGCTGCCGAACGCGACGCTGAAAACGCCAAAACCCGCGCCATGATGCTCGTGCAGTTACGCGCACTCGGGGTCACTGAGGTGACCGCAGAATACGAAGGCTACGGCGATTCAGGCAATGTTGAGGACATCACGCTGCAGCCGAGTGCCACTGTGCTGCCGTCTGAACTCTCCAGCCAGCTAGACGAGTTTGCTTGGGCATTTGCCTATCAGCAGCATCCGGGTTTTGAGAACAACGATGGTGGCTATGGTACGCTGACCTGGGATCTCACCAAGGACAGCATCGACCTCGATCATGCCGACCGCTACGTCGAAAGCACCCACAGCTATCACGAGGGGCTTTGA
- a CDS encoding regulator, producing MAILKFSASAVVVQIAHARSCSTFLPNWNGPVDKPALILIVGNGVHLRSNGIDGSTTRIVTTEQSDPSFAFANGINPFRDSDWMAQRQMAFRDLTGQFYTDILDDVQTLIDREQGAIRLATDGHSIRVFVRRASDFLIGGTYEVPSGLGGTFRVVLKDACDTFAIVQNCGNCEDFDAMQPYRVPLDALMELEDRRAA from the coding sequence ATGGCTATTCTCAAATTCTCCGCGTCCGCTGTCGTGGTGCAAATCGCGCATGCGCGCTCGTGTTCAACCTTTCTGCCCAACTGGAACGGGCCCGTCGACAAGCCTGCCCTGATCCTCATCGTTGGGAACGGCGTACATCTGCGCTCCAACGGCATTGACGGATCAACCACGCGCATCGTCACCACCGAGCAGTCCGATCCCAGCTTTGCCTTCGCGAATGGCATCAATCCATTTCGCGACAGCGATTGGATGGCACAGCGTCAAATGGCGTTCCGCGATCTGACCGGGCAGTTCTACACTGACATCCTTGATGATGTGCAAACCCTGATTGATCGTGAGCAGGGGGCCATTCGGCTGGCAACCGATGGGCATTCTATCCGTGTCTTCGTCCGTCGCGCCTCAGACTTCCTGATTGGTGGCACCTATGAGGTTCCGTCAGGCTTGGGTGGCACATTCCGAGTGGTCCTCAAGGACGCCTGCGACACCTTTGCCATCGTTCAGAACTGCGGCAACTGCGAAGACTTCGATGCCATGCAGCCGTATCGCGTGCCGCTCGATGCACTCATGGAGCTCGAAGACCGAAGGGCGGCGTAA
- a CDS encoding DUF6927 domain-containing protein produces the protein MGWLFYTDRRVQTYADEKAEITRLCTFETETRRTTLLKASKVGSTWYAAAKVESLDAARLEDRTYATDEDGTFTFGAVFLTRTDDGCWGYKDMEESAGPCESRAPLSILNLLSELKDPESYAHAWRQRCRDWAAIPDYAEGDKIKLVAPVTLSDGSTCQIVTATHYKRGRQKRRCYRIEETGSLVRLSKASLAGSTLISSEIAEGSAVLAEYFGQQTP, from the coding sequence ATGGGTTGGCTCTTTTACACCGACCGGCGAGTTCAGACCTACGCCGATGAGAAAGCAGAGATCACGCGTCTCTGCACCTTCGAGACAGAAACGCGCCGCACGACACTGCTCAAAGCCAGTAAGGTTGGCTCGACGTGGTATGCGGCAGCAAAAGTTGAGAGCCTTGATGCGGCACGTTTGGAGGATCGAACATATGCAACCGACGAAGATGGAACCTTCACCTTCGGTGCGGTGTTCCTGACGCGCACCGACGACGGGTGCTGGGGCTACAAGGACATGGAGGAAAGCGCCGGTCCTTGCGAATCCCGCGCGCCGCTAAGCATCCTCAATCTGCTGTCCGAGTTGAAAGACCCCGAAAGCTACGCCCACGCTTGGCGGCAGCGGTGTCGGGACTGGGCCGCGATCCCTGATTACGCTGAGGGCGACAAGATCAAGTTGGTTGCCCCTGTGACCCTCAGCGATGGCAGCACCTGTCAGATCGTCACCGCGACGCATTACAAGCGAGGGCGGCAAAAACGCCGCTGCTACCGCATTGAGGAAACCGGCAGCCTTGTACGGCTCTCAAAGGCGTCGCTGGCGGGATCGACCCTCATCAGCAGTGAAATAGCTGAGGGCAGTGCCGTGTTGGCGGAGTATTTTGGCCAGCAGACGCCATAG
- a CDS encoding strawberry notch-like NTP hydrolase domain-containing protein, protein MAHPNQKHSNLTPSNAQLKSALSLIAAEIARGPLRSSSLSKIMRNTFGGSDVSGAWSWRMAYDMMQAAAVQTLFLYANGSGALGAAKNLAMRLLTETRRSEQQIRLQQFSTPLPYAALAARAAAIRTGETALEPSAGTGSLAGFAKQAGAKLFLNEVDPFRQRLLDVMFDAQASGHDAEHIDDLLTSTTAPSVVVMNPPFASSVDRSRDKHIAAKHLIGAAKRLAPGGRLVAIMPMGFTPERDAAHWTRAMSLLTPRLALTIPGHVYRKLGTSVDTQLMVFDKVDEGGEMIRASVDDLDEAVSIVDKIAATRPPVTAARSLNVGLPLMPPGSHKARKPVASKASAAKTPKHAATPLSFATLETPRENTPISEIYARYRPQRIDIAGAQEHPTPLVESIAMASVAPPVPSLQAAEGLRLPNRLIAEGHLSEAQLETIIMANDAHARDLPGKFTIDEDQTKMLRSDEDTEARAYRLGYFLGDGTGCGKGRECAGLILVNWLSGRRKAVWVSKSATLIEDAVRDWTDLGGSPADIQPLSKWKPDQSVTMGDGILFVTYATLRSAGKCGTTRLNQLLDWMGDDFDGVLAFDEAHAMQNAAGSEQGRGAKPSQQGLAGLRLQLATPSARVFYISATGATSVHNLAYASRLGLWGQGPEYPFPSRESFVSAMEAGGVAAMEVVARDLKTLGFYTARALSFNGVEYDVLEHALTSAQTEIYDAYARAFRTIHHNLEAALTATGVNDASGETNASAAKASAKSRFESTKQRFFNHLLMGMKAPSIVSAIQQDLSDGYACVIQMVSTGESLLKRRMEVMDPDDELVEGALTPRDYVLGYLEQAFPIHTQKLVEIDGIVVAEPLRDETGALVVSREALALRDEAMMDLMALAPIPAALDQILWAFGDEAVAEVTGRSIRPLKSSDGALFIEKRSPSSNSSETQAFMDGEKNILIFSDAGGTGRSYHAAQTAKNQKRRRHYLLEPGWRADAAIQGLGRTHRSAQVSAPFFRVCTSDVHGEKRFTSTISKRLDQLGALTKGQRETGSQGMFREEDNLESPIARSALRGYYADLAAGRAEAMGYETFTDWTALRLIDKDGVLLEELPPIQRFLNRVLALPIHMQNALFAEFMQRIADQTERARDAGTLDLGVETLRGETIRQVSAEDLWTCPQSGAVTRIIGLEVTDPVHIARADGALGNNFDKIPMVNRASGRVGLISKRPMQMYDEDMVTLMRKVIRPTGKSYLEEAKFEASAWEAVEQSEFIRLWDDEADSLPKTTTTKLYLLTGLLLPIWKTIPTSNERIYRVTSEGCASMIGRTLSEEGAAALRARFMTGTPETPSEMLTAALGTTAPVDLGRGMTLTRRRVAGDVRLEIGGADKGTIDGLKTLGCFTEIIAFQLRVFVPHGAGVDAEAILTRIVGNGVERPSEQAA, encoded by the coding sequence ATGGCCCATCCCAACCAGAAGCACTCCAATCTAACCCCATCTAACGCTCAGCTTAAATCAGCCCTGTCGCTGATCGCCGCCGAGATCGCGCGCGGCCCTCTGCGCAGCTCCTCTCTTTCAAAGATTATGCGCAACACCTTTGGCGGCAGCGACGTGAGCGGTGCATGGAGCTGGCGTATGGCCTACGACATGATGCAGGCTGCTGCGGTTCAAACACTTTTCTTGTATGCGAACGGGTCAGGCGCACTTGGTGCTGCCAAGAACCTCGCGATGCGGCTCTTGACCGAAACCCGTCGGTCCGAGCAACAAATTCGCCTGCAACAGTTCTCGACCCCGCTGCCTTACGCAGCCCTCGCGGCGCGCGCGGCCGCAATCCGGACAGGTGAGACTGCGTTGGAACCCTCTGCGGGAACCGGCTCATTGGCAGGCTTTGCCAAGCAGGCAGGGGCCAAGCTTTTCCTTAACGAAGTCGATCCGTTTCGCCAACGGCTGCTTGATGTGATGTTTGACGCGCAGGCGAGCGGACATGATGCCGAGCATATCGATGATCTGCTGACATCAACAACAGCCCCCAGCGTTGTCGTGATGAACCCGCCGTTTGCATCCTCGGTCGATCGCTCTCGTGATAAGCATATAGCAGCAAAACATCTCATCGGCGCCGCGAAACGATTGGCACCTGGAGGGCGTCTTGTTGCGATCATGCCGATGGGCTTCACCCCCGAGCGGGATGCTGCACATTGGACCCGCGCGATGAGCCTTCTCACGCCACGGCTGGCCCTGACCATCCCCGGCCATGTCTACCGTAAACTTGGCACCAGCGTGGATACCCAGCTGATGGTCTTCGATAAGGTTGATGAGGGCGGCGAGATGATCCGAGCCTCCGTTGATGATCTCGATGAGGCGGTCAGTATCGTGGACAAGATTGCCGCGACGCGCCCGCCTGTGACGGCGGCACGCTCATTGAATGTCGGGCTCCCTCTGATGCCACCCGGGTCCCACAAGGCACGCAAGCCTGTCGCATCAAAGGCATCTGCCGCCAAAACTCCTAAACACGCTGCAACACCGCTGTCGTTCGCCACGCTCGAGACACCGCGCGAAAACACCCCCATCTCCGAGATATACGCCCGCTATCGCCCGCAGCGGATCGATATCGCCGGCGCACAGGAACACCCGACGCCGCTTGTTGAAAGCATTGCCATGGCCTCAGTCGCACCCCCCGTGCCGTCCTTGCAGGCCGCCGAGGGGCTGCGGCTGCCGAACCGCTTGATTGCAGAGGGCCATCTCTCTGAGGCCCAACTTGAAACCATTATCATGGCCAACGACGCCCATGCGCGGGACTTGCCCGGCAAGTTCACCATCGATGAGGATCAGACCAAGATGTTGCGCAGTGATGAGGATACGGAGGCACGAGCCTACCGCTTGGGATACTTCCTCGGGGATGGCACTGGCTGCGGTAAGGGACGCGAGTGCGCAGGCCTCATTCTGGTCAATTGGCTCTCTGGGCGGCGCAAAGCCGTCTGGGTATCAAAATCCGCAACCCTGATTGAAGACGCCGTGCGCGACTGGACCGACCTTGGTGGCTCACCCGCAGATATACAGCCGCTCTCGAAATGGAAACCGGATCAATCTGTCACCATGGGCGATGGCATTTTGTTCGTCACCTATGCAACGCTGCGCTCCGCGGGCAAATGTGGCACCACGCGCCTGAACCAGCTTCTCGACTGGATGGGAGACGACTTCGATGGCGTGCTCGCTTTTGACGAGGCCCACGCGATGCAAAATGCGGCCGGATCAGAGCAGGGCAGGGGGGCAAAACCATCCCAGCAAGGTCTTGCAGGTCTGCGCCTGCAACTCGCCACTCCGAGCGCTCGCGTCTTCTATATCTCGGCGACGGGAGCCACATCTGTCCACAACCTCGCCTATGCATCCCGGCTCGGGCTCTGGGGCCAAGGCCCAGAATATCCGTTCCCCAGCCGCGAGAGCTTCGTCTCAGCGATGGAGGCGGGCGGCGTGGCTGCCATGGAGGTTGTGGCCCGCGATCTTAAGACGCTCGGGTTCTACACCGCGCGGGCGCTGAGCTTTAACGGGGTCGAATACGATGTGCTGGAACATGCACTGACGTCCGCCCAAACAGAGATCTACGATGCCTATGCGCGCGCGTTCCGCACGATCCACCATAACTTGGAGGCCGCACTGACCGCGACAGGCGTCAATGATGCCTCGGGAGAGACAAATGCGTCTGCTGCAAAAGCATCCGCCAAGTCGCGGTTCGAGAGCACAAAGCAGCGGTTCTTCAATCATCTGCTGATGGGGATGAAAGCTCCGTCGATTGTCAGCGCTATTCAGCAGGACCTATCCGATGGCTATGCCTGCGTTATCCAAATGGTTTCAACGGGCGAAAGCCTTTTGAAACGGCGCATGGAGGTGATGGACCCCGATGATGAACTCGTCGAGGGCGCGCTGACGCCGCGCGACTACGTGCTTGGCTATCTCGAACAGGCCTTTCCGATCCACACCCAGAAGCTGGTCGAGATTGACGGCATTGTTGTTGCAGAGCCGCTGCGGGATGAAACTGGGGCCTTGGTCGTCTCTCGCGAAGCGCTGGCCCTGCGCGACGAGGCGATGATGGATTTGATGGCGCTGGCCCCGATCCCCGCGGCACTGGATCAAATCCTCTGGGCATTCGGGGATGAGGCAGTCGCAGAGGTGACGGGGCGGTCCATCCGCCCGCTCAAATCGAGCGACGGCGCTCTCTTCATCGAAAAGCGCAGCCCCAGCAGTAATTCCTCCGAGACGCAGGCGTTTATGGATGGGGAAAAGAACATCCTGATATTCTCGGATGCGGGTGGCACGGGGCGATCCTATCATGCGGCACAAACTGCCAAGAACCAGAAGCGGCGTCGCCATTACCTGCTGGAACCCGGCTGGCGCGCGGATGCAGCCATCCAAGGGCTTGGGCGTACACATCGCTCCGCGCAAGTCAGCGCGCCGTTCTTCCGGGTCTGCACCTCGGACGTCCACGGTGAAAAACGCTTCACGTCAACAATCAGTAAACGTCTTGACCAACTTGGCGCACTCACCAAAGGCCAACGCGAGACTGGCTCGCAAGGCATGTTCCGCGAAGAAGACAATCTCGAAAGCCCCATCGCGCGATCCGCGCTGCGTGGATATTACGCCGATCTTGCGGCGGGGCGAGCGGAGGCGATGGGTTATGAGACCTTTACCGATTGGACGGCGTTGCGGCTAATCGACAAGGATGGCGTGCTGCTGGAAGAACTGCCGCCCATCCAGCGGTTCCTCAATCGGGTGCTGGCCCTTCCTATCCATATGCAGAACGCGCTCTTTGCTGAGTTTATGCAGCGCATCGCGGACCAAACTGAACGTGCAAGGGATGCAGGTACGCTTGATCTCGGGGTGGAAACGCTGCGAGGCGAAACGATTAGACAGGTCTCGGCGGAGGATCTATGGACCTGCCCGCAATCGGGTGCAGTCACTCGTATCATCGGATTGGAGGTGACGGATCCTGTTCACATTGCGCGCGCCGATGGTGCACTCGGCAACAACTTCGACAAAATCCCTATGGTCAATCGCGCATCGGGGCGGGTTGGGCTGATCTCAAAACGTCCTATGCAGATGTATGACGAAGACATGGTCACCCTGATGCGCAAGGTTATCCGTCCAACTGGCAAATCCTACCTCGAAGAGGCCAAGTTCGAAGCCTCGGCTTGGGAGGCTGTCGAGCAATCAGAGTTCATTCGGCTTTGGGACGATGAGGCCGACAGCTTGCCCAAAACCACCACGACAAAGCTCTACTTGCTCACGGGTCTGTTGCTTCCGATCTGGAAGACCATCCCGACAAGCAACGAGCGTATCTATCGCGTCACGTCCGAGGGCTGTGCGAGCATGATCGGACGCACACTTAGTGAGGAGGGGGCTGCAGCCCTTCGGGCGCGATTCATGACAGGGACGCCTGAAACACCGAGTGAAATGCTGACAGCGGCGCTTGGCACGACGGCACCCGTCGATCTGGGGCGCGGCATGACTCTGACGCGCCGCCGTGTTGCAGGCGATGTGCGCTTGGAAATTGGTGGGGCGGACAAGGGCACGATTGATGGTCTCAAAACCCTCGGGTGTTTTACTGAAATCATCGCCTTCCAGCTGCGGGTCTTTGTCCCGCACGGGGCAGGGGTCGATGCGGAAGCGATTCTGACCCGGATCGTGGGGAACGGGGTCGAGAGGCCGAGCGAGCAGGCGGCCTAA
- a CDS encoding DUF736 family protein — protein sequence MFAGTLTKNADTAAAVFTGTIHNTKFDIAIQLETRAKMSERSPDFDVTAVNKSGRKVRIGTAWNETGNTSGNPYISMQIDVGLGPFRVNAVQTQEARKAKSEDFEIIPLVSNGTMKSGSISGELTAMDADNAFAGYIANMMFDLDFMLIENDYKTEETHPDYRIEVSSPKGKAIRVGSAWMAKSTRTGNDYLSLLINTPDGDLRVNAVQNEEQRGGQTFSIIPFVQSGDEQPDASSGLSLVA from the coding sequence ATGTTCGCAGGAACCCTTACTAAAAACGCCGACACCGCAGCCGCTGTCTTCACCGGCACAATCCACAACACCAAGTTCGACATCGCGATCCAGTTGGAAACTCGCGCAAAGATGTCTGAGCGCAGCCCGGACTTCGACGTCACCGCCGTCAATAAATCCGGTCGCAAGGTGCGTATCGGCACGGCTTGGAACGAAACCGGAAATACCAGTGGTAATCCCTACATTTCAATGCAGATCGATGTTGGTCTTGGGCCATTCCGCGTTAATGCGGTGCAAACGCAGGAGGCACGAAAAGCCAAAAGCGAAGACTTCGAAATCATCCCGCTGGTCTCAAACGGCACGATGAAATCCGGATCAATCTCGGGCGAGCTGACGGCTATGGATGCTGACAACGCATTTGCGGGTTACATCGCCAACATGATGTTCGATCTGGACTTCATGCTCATCGAGAACGACTACAAGACCGAGGAAACCCATCCCGACTACCGGATCGAGGTCAGCTCGCCGAAGGGCAAAGCGATCCGCGTCGGTTCCGCCTGGATGGCGAAAAGCACCCGGACCGGCAACGATTATCTGTCGCTGCTGATCAACACGCCTGACGGTGATCTGCGCGTCAATGCCGTGCAGAACGAAGAGCAACGGGGTGGCCAGACGTTCTCGATCATTCCGTTTGTGCAGAGCGGGGATGAGCAGCCGGACGCAAGCAGTGGGTTGTCACTGGTTGCCTGA